One Setaria italica strain Yugu1 chromosome II, Setaria_italica_v2.0, whole genome shotgun sequence DNA segment encodes these proteins:
- the LOC101771281 gene encoding uncharacterized protein LOC101771281 isoform X2, whose protein sequence is MASSKKASLFISLLLLLLLVSAVHGDGAKPAADARDTAGDGGQRVTVRTGHGHGYSSHSGGHTGGASAEKGGAGVVDPRNPNARSHRSGAAAASRAALGYSCAVVWGLVGAILAVVALP, encoded by the exons ATGGCGAGCTCCAAGAAAGCCTCCCTCttcatctccctcctcctcctcttgctgcTTGTGTCAGCTGTCCATGGAGATGGAGCTAAGCCTGCGGCAGATGCCAGGGACACAGCAG GTGACGGCGGCCAGCGGGTGACGGTGAGGACGGGGCACGGGCACGGCTACAGCAGCCACAGCGGCGGCCACACGGGTGGCGCCTCGGCGGAGAAGGGCGGCGCGGGGGTGGTCGACCCCCGCAACCCCAACGCCAGGAGCCAccgcagcggcgcggcggcggcgagcagggccGCCCTCGGGTACTCATGTGCGGTGGTTTGGGGGCTCGTCGGAGCGATCCTTGCCGTGGTGGCTCTTCCATGA
- the LOC101771281 gene encoding uncharacterized protein LOC101771281 isoform X1 — translation MASSKKASLFISLLLLLLLVSAVHGDGAKPAADARDTAAAGDGGQRVTVRTGHGHGYSSHSGGHTGGASAEKGGAGVVDPRNPNARSHRSGAAAASRAALGYSCAVVWGLVGAILAVVALP, via the exons ATGGCGAGCTCCAAGAAAGCCTCCCTCttcatctccctcctcctcctcttgctgcTTGTGTCAGCTGTCCATGGAGATGGAGCTAAGCCTGCGGCAGATGCCAGGGACACAGCAG CGGCAGGTGACGGCGGCCAGCGGGTGACGGTGAGGACGGGGCACGGGCACGGCTACAGCAGCCACAGCGGCGGCCACACGGGTGGCGCCTCGGCGGAGAAGGGCGGCGCGGGGGTGGTCGACCCCCGCAACCCCAACGCCAGGAGCCAccgcagcggcgcggcggcggcgagcagggccGCCCTCGGGTACTCATGTGCGGTGGTTTGGGGGCTCGTCGGAGCGATCCTTGCCGTGGTGGCTCTTCCATGA
- the LOC101770888 gene encoding uncharacterized protein LOC101770888 encodes MSGSRSGFFPITSSSSPLVPAIPGSVLCSKGIPASKNQVAEASKDTNAKKIGPPGNKIRIRLRKRLAEGVQTTSTVVPEETKNHLAKEVFEHTDNDTPSTIFVDTEAKAEEVCSKATGEGQCQEANSNSLVKTMSKDTLPEEANLIVLSLNQTTATEVQVKEEISYPERKELCEEGHKNIMSKVLPHEDSSNTPRKESYVGAINNTPSKNQSIISVHGEVEKNNSSNITRSKRLLYETNSNPSSKEVTEEAKVNNPRKNVTSAVKGEEANDNSLGDNLFEEARKNIATAKLSTEAINCAPSRRPADPVNDKKTIKKLRTSAVHATGTSHNPSGMKLSTSAAPAVGRSTSAAFLEATKEYKEFEEKVKRTVYLDNLSLLATDAVIRMALNQFGNVKNVNFVTNYTVPFDIPQSALVEMETEKDAEHVVNMLDEFPFMMSGMPRPVRAKRATAEMFNDRPWKPGRKLEFCWVGPTDPDCQNVRKFKIMSKRHEVENLSLIKNQLHEEALLAKHQQENLNCNYRKLESIDSVILTGWVNRLTRIYNLNFDEVY; translated from the exons ATGTCTGGTTCCCGGAGTGGCTTCttccccatcacctcctcctcctcccccctcgTCCCGGCGATTCCAGG GAGTGTCTTGTGTAGCAAGGGAATACCTGCCTCTAAAAACCAGGTTGCTGAAGCCAGCAAGGACACCAATGCCAAGAAAATCGGCCCACCTGGGAACAAAATTCGTATACGCCTGAGAAAGAGGTTGGCTGAGGGTGTTCAGACCACGAGCACTGTAGTACCTGAGGAAACTAAAAACCACCTGGCTAAAGAAGTATTCGAACATACTGATAACGACACTCCAAGCACGATCTTTGTGGATACTGAAGCGAAGGCTGAGGAGGTATGCAGCAAAGCTACAGGAGAAGGGCAGTGCCAAGAGGCAAACAGCAACAGCCTGGTCAAAACTATGTCAAAGGACACACTACCTGAAGAGGCTAATTTGATTGTCTTGAGCTTGAACCAGACAACCGCCACTGAAGTGCAGGTTAAAGAGGAAATCAGTTACCCTGAAAGAAAGGAGCTGTGTGAAGAGGGACACAAAAACATCATGAGCAAGGTGCTGCCTCATGAGGACAGCAGCAATACACCTAGGAAAGAATCATATGTAGGAGCTATTAACAATACCCCAAGCAAGAACCAGTCAATCATCAGCGTGCATGGTGAAGTGGAAAAGAACAACTCCAGCAACATCACCCGGAGCAAGAGGCTGCTGTATGAGACAAACAGCAATCCCTCAAGCAAGGAGGTAACTGAAGAGGCTAAGGTCAACAACCCAAGGAAGAATGTGACGTCTGCAGTGAAGGGCGAGGAGGCAAATGACAACTCTCTGGGAGATAACCTGTTTGAAGAAGCTAGAAAGAACATTGCCACTGCAAAGCTGTCAACTGAGGCTATAAACTGTGCCCCAAGCAGAAGACCAGCTGATCCAGTTAATGACAAGAAAACTATCAAAAAGCTGCGCACCTCTGCAGTGCATGCTACTGGCACCAGCCATAATCCTTCTGGAATGAAACTTTCTACCTCTGCTGCCCCAGCTGTGGGACGAAGTACCAGTGCTGCATTCTTAGAGGCCACAAAAGAATATAAAGAATTTGAGGAGAAGGTCAAGAGAACTGTATACCTTGACAACTTGTCTCTTCTAGCAACAGATGCAGTCATAAGGATGGCTTTGAACCAATTTGGGAATGTAAAAAATGTCAACTTTGTGACCAACTACACGGTTCCATTTGACATTCCTCAATCTGCATTAGTAGAAATGGAAACTGAGAAGGATGCTGAGCATGTGGTCAACATGCTAGATGAGTTCCCATTCATGATGTCCGGAATGCCAAGACCTGTGAGGGCGAAGCGAGCCACAGCAGAAATGTTCAATGACCGTCCATGGAAACCTGGTAGAAAGTTAGAATTCTGTTGGGTGGGTCCTACAGACCCTGATTGTCAAAATGTCAGAAAGTTTAAGATAATGTCCAAGAGACATGAGGTGGAGAATTTATCACTGATCAAG AATCAACTGCATGAGGAGGCATTGCTAGCAAAGCATCAGCAGGAGAACCTGAATTGCAATTACAGGAAGCTTGAAAGTATAGACAGTGTCATTCTGACTGGCTGGGTTAATCGCCTTACTCGTATTTATAACCTCAATTTCGATGAAGTGTACTGA
- the LOC101770474 gene encoding uncharacterized protein LOC101770474 isoform X1, translated as MPPTGDARSPAKRPRDSDDSGSDGDSDSDCDGGLVSDLREIVCLLRLIKGGANKDGQKMCQQIIASVAVDIQTMLEETQLKFEKERQNLLEVLSNSSKEQCENSLDEEYSKFQETYDMFCREKDAHMQTFRDLFSEVEVEKKKLLEQYEHHKKMETTMLSELDKTFSEKITHAELSVRRMKKDDKSFIIFRKSIGSFLECGSDDDFDIDDE; from the exons ATGCCCCCCACCGGTGACGCTCGGAGCCCGGCTAAGCGGCCCCGTGACTCGGACGACTCCggctccgacggcgactccgatTCGGACTGCGACGGGGGCCTCGTCAG cgactTGAGGGAGATCGTGTGCCTGCTGCGGCTCATCAAGGGCGGGGCCAACAAGGACGGCCAGAAGATGTGCCAGCAGATCATCGCCAG TGTGGCAGTGGATATTCAGACTATGCTAGAAGAAACCCAGCTGAAATTTGAGAAGGAAAG GCAGAATTTGCTGGAAGTGCTGTCGAACAGTTCCAAAGAG CAGTGCGAGAATTCACTGGATGAAGAATACAGCAAGTTCCAAGAAACATATGATATGTTTTGTAGAGAAAAGGATGCACACATGCAGACTTTCAGAG ACTTGTTCTCCGAAGTTGAAGTTGAGAAGAAGAAATTGCTTGAGCAATACGAACATCATA AGAAGATGGAGACCACCATGTTATCAGAACTTGACAAAACGTTCTCTGAGAAGATAACGCATGCAGAACTATCTGTCAGAAGGATGAAGAAG GATGACAAGTCTTTTATCATCTTTCGCAAGTCTATTGGCTCATTTCTTGAGTGTGGCTCCGATGATGATTTTGACATCGATGACGAGTGA
- the LOC101770474 gene encoding uncharacterized protein LOC101770474 isoform X2: MPPTGDARSPAKRPRDSDDSGSDGDSDSDCDGGLVSDLREIVCLLRLIKGGANKDGQKMCQQIIASVAVDIQTMLEETQLKFEKERQNLLEVLSNSSKECENSLDEEYSKFQETYDMFCREKDAHMQTFRDLFSEVEVEKKKLLEQYEHHKKMETTMLSELDKTFSEKITHAELSVRRMKKDDKSFIIFRKSIGSFLECGSDDDFDIDDE, from the exons ATGCCCCCCACCGGTGACGCTCGGAGCCCGGCTAAGCGGCCCCGTGACTCGGACGACTCCggctccgacggcgactccgatTCGGACTGCGACGGGGGCCTCGTCAG cgactTGAGGGAGATCGTGTGCCTGCTGCGGCTCATCAAGGGCGGGGCCAACAAGGACGGCCAGAAGATGTGCCAGCAGATCATCGCCAG TGTGGCAGTGGATATTCAGACTATGCTAGAAGAAACCCAGCTGAAATTTGAGAAGGAAAG GCAGAATTTGCTGGAAGTGCTGTCGAACAGTTCCAAAGAG TGCGAGAATTCACTGGATGAAGAATACAGCAAGTTCCAAGAAACATATGATATGTTTTGTAGAGAAAAGGATGCACACATGCAGACTTTCAGAG ACTTGTTCTCCGAAGTTGAAGTTGAGAAGAAGAAATTGCTTGAGCAATACGAACATCATA AGAAGATGGAGACCACCATGTTATCAGAACTTGACAAAACGTTCTCTGAGAAGATAACGCATGCAGAACTATCTGTCAGAAGGATGAAGAAG GATGACAAGTCTTTTATCATCTTTCGCAAGTCTATTGGCTCATTTCTTGAGTGTGGCTCCGATGATGATTTTGACATCGATGACGAGTGA
- the LOC101770077 gene encoding uncharacterized protein LOC101770077, whose protein sequence is MRRLLLPLRRCRLAAPARSSSDPPAMPPAPSASTSPSPPLRFPAAAAAAGSLRYGRRRFSSAAAAVGGREAGFPARESAELLGIPGVGPRNLRKLVDGGFRDLVRLKQLYTDKPVGGSSEKMVQFLQSSVGIIHKSHAESITSFVKDNVVRELKEESKVPDMQSTKNKRITFCVEGNISVGKSTFLQKIANETVELRDLVEIVPEPVSKWQDVGPDHFNILGAFYAEPQRYAYTFQNYVFVTRLMQEKESSGGIKPLRLVERSIFSDRMVFVRAVHEANWLNGMELSIYDSWFDPVLSSLPGLIPDGFIYLRATPDTCHKRMMLRSRSEEGNVTLQYLRDLHEKHECWLLPSQHKDHRLFSASQLPYSMDHSLHPDIKDSVFYLEGSHMHSSIQKVPALVLDCEPNIDFSRDVEAKRKYASQVAIFFEFVKKLKEASPAPIIDAKAKSPQILLPHSGGLLLRDGNHLSESGLKPLTL, encoded by the exons atgcgccgcctcctcctccctctccgccgctgccgcctcgcTGCCCCAGCCCGTAGCTCCTCCGACCCGCCCGCGATGCCGCCCGCCCCCTCTGCTTCCACCTCCCCGTCCCCTCCCCTCcgtttccccgccgccgccgccgcagcggggTCCCTGCGGTACGGGCGGCGGAGGttctcgtcggcggcggcggccgtagGCGGGAGAGAGGCGGGGTTTCCGGCGAGGGAGAGCGCGGAGCTTCTCGGCATCCCCGGGGTCGGGCCCCGGAACCTGCGGAAGCTCGTCGACGGCGGGTTCAGGGACCTCGTGCGCCTCAAGCAGCTGTACACGGATAAA CCTGTGGGTGGGTCTTCTGAGAAGATGGTTCAGTTTTTGCAAAGTTCTGTTGGAATCATTCATAAGAGCCATGCAGAGAGCATAACATCCTTCGTGAAAGACAATGTTGTTCGGGAACTGAAAGAGGAGAGTAAGGTGCCTGACATGCAATCGACCAAGAACAAGAGAATCACCTTTTGTGTTGAGGGAAACATCAGCGTGGGGAAGTCTACCTTCTTACAGAAAATTGCTAATGAGACTGTTGAGCTGCGTGATCTTGTGGAGATTGTACCTGAGCCAGTCTCGAAATGGCAGGATGTTGGTCCTGATCATTTCAATATTTTGGGCGCCTTTTATGCTGAACCACAGAGGTATGCCTACACATTCCAAAATTATGTGTTTGTAACAAGGCTCATGCAAGAAAAGGAGTCCTCTGGAGGAATAAAGCCGCTCAGATTGGTAGAACGGAGCATCTTCAGTGATCGAATG GTCTTTGTTCGTGCTGTTCATGAAGCTAATTGGTTGAATGGAATGGAGCTGAGCATTTATGACTCTTGGTTTGACCCTGTGCTGTCATCTCTTCCTGGCCTTATCCCTGATGGATTTATCTATCTTAGAGCTACCCCTGATACTTGTCACAAGAGAATGATGCTTCGAAGTAGATCTGAAGAAGGAAATGTCACATTGCAGTATCTGCGAGATTTGCATGAGAAACATGAATGCTGGTTACTGCCTTCTCAACATAAGGATCACAGACTATTCTCAGCAAGCCAATTGCCGTATAGCATGGACCACTCCTTGCACCCTGATATTAAAGACAGTGTGTTTTATCTTGAAGGGAGTCATATGCATTCTAGTATCCAGAAA GTTCCTGCTCTTGTACTGGACTGTGAACCAAATATTGATTTTAGCCGGGACGTCGAAGCTAAAAGAAA GTATGCTTCGCAAGTAGcgattttttttgaatttgtgAAGAAACTGAAGGAAGCTTCACCGGCCCCAATCATTGATGCAAAAGCCAAGAGTCCGCAAATCTTGCTTCCTCACAGTGGGGGTCTATTGCTCCGTGATGGCAACCATTTGTCTGAATCTGGTTTGAAGCCACTGACTTTGTAA